The Nostoc sp. NIES-3756 DNA window GGGTAACTGTGACGTTAGGGGGCAGGTTTCTTGAGAGTTCGCCCTTAGGGCCTTTCACCGCTACTTTTGTGCCGTCGATGGTGACTTGCACTTTTGCGGGTACAGTAATTGGACGTTTACCAATACGAGACATGATTTTTTATCCTTTGTCAGTTGTGAGTCAGTGCGGTCTTGGGGGTTTCCCCCATGAGTAACTGACGAACCCACTGGGTCAGTTGTCAGTTGTCAGTTGTCCTAATGACTAACGACCAATGACTAATGACCAAATAACTACCATACGTAGCAAAGTATTTCACCACCCACGTTTTGACGACGCGCTTCGCGGTCGGTCATGATACCACTGGATGTAGAAATGATGGCAATACCAATACCACCTAATACTCTTGGTAATTCTTTTCTGTTGGAGTAAACACGCAAACCGGGCTTACTGACGCGCTTAAGAGCGGTAATCAGTGGTTGACGATTTTTACCTTTGTATTTCAAAGAAATTACTAGGTTACGTTTTACGCCATCTCCATCTTCGGAAAATTCAGCAATAAAGCCTTCTTCCTGTAACACTCTAGCAATGCTACGTGTCATTTTTGTGGCTGGCACTTGTGTTGTTTGATGCCTTGCCATGTTAGCATTGCGGATGCGCGTCAGCATATCTGCAATTGTGTCGTTAGCCGCCATCGTTCCCTCTTTAGATGAACTTATTGATCGCGAAAGGGCATTCCAAATTCTTTGAGTAAGGCGCGGCCCTCTTCGTCGTTTTTCGCTGTGGTGATGATGGAAATATCAAGACCACGGATTTGATCGATGCTGTCGTATTCGATTTCTGGAAAGATTAACTGTTCTCTTACGCCTAGAGTATAGTTACCGCGACCGTCGAAGCTTTTAGGGCTGATACCACGGAAGTCTCTAATTCTAGGTAGTGATAGGCTAATCAGGCGGTCGAAGAAGGAATACATCCTCTCGCCTCGCAGCGTCACCATGATACCAACAGGCATACCCTGACGAATTTTAAAACCAGCGATCGCCTTCTTCGCTCTAGTAACTACTGGCTTTTGACCAGTAATTGTGGCAATTTCGGTTAAGGATGCTTCTAAGGCTTTAGCATTTTGAGCTGCTTCGCCCAAACCTCGGTTAACAGTAATCTTCACCAACTTGGGTACTTGATGTACGTTAGTGTATTGAAACTGTTGTGTGAGTTTAGGAACGATTGTCTCGTTATATATGGTTTTGAGTCTTGGTGTCGCCATAGTTTTTTGTCCTTCTCCCTGGTCTTGGTCAGGGATTTAATTTTGATTTTAGATGGTCAATTTAATTGCGTATCTAAAATCTCAAGGTGGTTGATTCTCTAGCTATCGAGAATTTCGCCAGTTTTCTTGAGTTTTCTTACTTTCTTACCTTCGGCGGTGAAAGTGTAGCAGACACGACTAGCGACGTTTTGCTTTGTGGAATAAAGCATGACGTTGGAACTGTGAATTGGTGCTTCCTGAGTCACAATTCTGCCCGATTCCCCTTCTTGTTGGGGTTTTACGTGCTTAGTCTTAATGTTGACACCTTTAACAATGACTTTGCTCAGTTGTGGCAGTGCTTTAATCACTTCACCAATTTTGCCTTTGTCTTTGCCAGCAATTATTTGCACGGTGTCGCCAGTTTTGACGTGCATTTTATGAAATGTGGGTGTTGTTTCCTTTTTAGCAGGCATTACAGCACCTCCGGAGCCAGAGAAACGATTTTAGTGAAGTTTTTGTCGCGCAATTCCCGTGCTACAGGGCCGAATACCCGTGTACCTCTGGGATTACCATCTTTGTTGATGATGACGGCGGCGTTATCGTCAAAGCGAATGGTCATACCGCTATCGCGGCGGATGTGATGGCGAGTGCGGACAATTACCGCTTCCACAACATCAGATTTTTTTACAGCCATGTTGGGTGTAGCATCTTTGACGACAGCGATAATTTTGTCGCCGATGAAACCGTAACGACTGTTACCCGCACCTAAGACACGGATACACATCAATTTACGAGCGCCGCTATTATCTGCGACATTGAGATAGGTTTGGGGTTGAATCACAATTGGTCTCCCTTATAAAGTTGTTATTTTTATAACAACTAAGCCTTGGTGTTGAGAATTTCTGCAACTTCCCAGCGCTTGGTTTTACTCAAGGGTCTGGTTTCTTTAATCCGCACGCGATCGCCCACTTTACATTTGTTCTCTTCGTCGTGTGCTTTATAGCGGCGGGTTTTGACTACAATCTTGCCGTACTTGGGGTGGGGAGCGCGGTTTTCTATGGCAACTACCACAGTTTTCTGCATTTTATCGCTCACTACCAAGCCGACTCGTTCTTTGATTGCCATAATCTCCTACTTTTATTCTTGAGTCGCTTGAGGTGCTGCTGCCCGTTTCCGTTCTCCTTCTACCGTTAACAATTGGGCTAGGCGATGGCGGGCATGGCGGAACTGGTGAGGCTTTTCTAGTTGTCTGGTTGCTTTTTGTAAGCGCAACTGAAACAGTTGTTTTTTTACTGCTGTAATTTCCGCAGTCAGTTGTTCGTCGCTTAGTTCTCTAGCTTCTGAAATTTTGGGAAGTGGCATAACCTATTCCTGTTCCTGTTCCTGTTCCTCTATTTGAGGACGCACAATAAACTTGGTTTTGATGGGTAGCTTAAAAGCCGCTAGACGCATCGCTTCACGAGCAATTTCTTCAGAAACGCCAGCGATTTCAAATAAAATCCGGCCTGGCTTAACTACAGCTACCCAAAATTCTGGATTACCTTTACCGGAACCCATCCGGGTTTCCGCAGGACGCATGGTAACTGGTTTATCTGGGAAGATCCGAATCCAGATTTTTCCACCCCGGCGGATGTAACGAGTCATCGCCCGACGGGAAGCTTCGATTTGCCGAGAGGTGATCCAAGCTGGTTCTTGGGCTTGGAGTGCGAAATCTCCAAAGTTTAGGGTGCTACCCCGTTGGGCTAACCCTGTCATCCGCCCGCGCTGTTGTTTGCGGAATTTAGTTCTTCTTGGACTTAACATGGTTTGTCATTGGTCATTGGTCATTGGTCATTGGTCATTGGTCATTGGTCAATAGTCAAACAATTTGGACTATGGACTGTGGACTATGGACTAATGACTATCCTTCATTAGAGCGGTCTTCAAACTGTTGGCGGCGGCGTTGTTGTTGACGACGGCGCGGTTCGCGATCGCGTTCACGGGATGAGGGTTGCGGTGCAGCAACTTCTTGTCCGGGGATGATTTCGCCTTTGAATACCCAAACTTTGATGCCGAGAATACCGTAAACGGTTTTGGCGGTGCAGTAAGAGTAATCAATGTCAGCACGGAGGGTGTGGAGAGGTACTCTACCTTCCCGTGTCCACTCTGTCCGGGCAATTTCTGCACCGTTGAGGCGACCGCTAACTTGAACTTTGATACCTTGAATGCCGGCTTTTTGAGCGCGTTGAATTGCTTGGCGCACTACGCGACGGAAGGAAACACGACGTTCCAACTGTTGAGCAATAAATTCGGCAATTAGGTAAGCATCAGCATCAACTC harbors:
- the rpmC gene encoding 50S ribosomal protein L29, giving the protein MPLPKISEARELSDEQLTAEITAVKKQLFQLRLQKATRQLEKPHQFRHARHRLAQLLTVEGERKRAAAPQATQE
- the rplX gene encoding 50S ribosomal protein L24 — encoded protein: MPAKKETTPTFHKMHVKTGDTVQIIAGKDKGKIGEVIKALPQLSKVIVKGVNIKTKHVKPQQEGESGRIVTQEAPIHSSNVMLYSTKQNVASRVCYTFTAEGKKVRKLKKTGEILDS
- the rplP gene encoding 50S ribosomal protein L16, whose translation is MLSPRRTKFRKQQRGRMTGLAQRGSTLNFGDFALQAQEPAWITSRQIEASRRAMTRYIRRGGKIWIRIFPDKPVTMRPAETRMGSGKGNPEFWVAVVKPGRILFEIAGVSEEIAREAMRLAAFKLPIKTKFIVRPQIEEQEQEQE
- the rplN gene encoding 50S ribosomal protein L14 — encoded protein: MIQPQTYLNVADNSGARKLMCIRVLGAGNSRYGFIGDKIIAVVKDATPNMAVKKSDVVEAVIVRTRHHIRRDSGMTIRFDDNAAVIINKDGNPRGTRVFGPVARELRDKNFTKIVSLAPEVL
- the rpsH gene encoding 30S ribosomal protein S8, producing the protein MAANDTIADMLTRIRNANMARHQTTQVPATKMTRSIARVLQEEGFIAEFSEDGDGVKRNLVISLKYKGKNRQPLITALKRVSKPGLRVYSNRKELPRVLGGIGIAIISTSSGIMTDREARRQNVGGEILCYVW
- the rplE gene encoding 50S ribosomal protein L5, translated to MATPRLKTIYNETIVPKLTQQFQYTNVHQVPKLVKITVNRGLGEAAQNAKALEASLTEIATITGQKPVVTRAKKAIAGFKIRQGMPVGIMVTLRGERMYSFFDRLISLSLPRIRDFRGISPKSFDGRGNYTLGVREQLIFPEIEYDSIDQIRGLDISIITTAKNDEEGRALLKEFGMPFRDQ
- the rpsQ gene encoding 30S ribosomal protein S17 → MAIKERVGLVVSDKMQKTVVVAIENRAPHPKYGKIVVKTRRYKAHDEENKCKVGDRVRIKETRPLSKTKRWEVAEILNTKA
- the rpsC gene encoding 30S ribosomal protein S3; this encodes MGQKIHPVGFRLGITQEHQSRWFAEPSRYPELLQEDHKLRQYIEQKLGRLAQNNAGISEVRIERKADQIDLEVRTARPGVVVGRGGQGIEALRTGLQTLLGGNRQIRINVVEVQRVDADAYLIAEFIAQQLERRVSFRRVVRQAIQRAQKAGIQGIKVQVSGRLNGAEIARTEWTREGRVPLHTLRADIDYSYCTAKTVYGILGIKVWVFKGEIIPGQEVAAPQPSSRERDREPRRRQQQRRRQQFEDRSNEG